In Arvicanthis niloticus isolate mArvNil1 chromosome 10, mArvNil1.pat.X, whole genome shotgun sequence, a single genomic region encodes these proteins:
- the LOC117716411 gene encoding LOW QUALITY PROTEIN: endogenous retrovirus group K member 6 Gag polyprotein-like (The sequence of the model RefSeq protein was modified relative to this genomic sequence to represent the inferred CDS: inserted 2 bases in 1 codon; substituted 1 base at 1 genomic stop codon) yields the protein MGSSQSVIATLEAILKQRDIKIGQKTLRSFVKEVDRVTPWYACSGSLTLASWNKLGKDLDRHHADKDLKLDTKAIWKLIKNCLQDENCKEAVSEGQVTLEGVQDSMSETKWSERISPQKTVPSAPPPYEVHPPSGYSLVPEKVRRKIRTVFPVFETENGGRIHAPVDFNQLKELAESVHKYGTNANFTLVQLDRLANSALTPADWXMIAKAALPNMGQYMQWKALWYEAAQAQALVNATALTPEQRDWTLDLLTGQGAYTADQANYHWGAYTQVSATAIRAWKALSRKGEANGQLTKIIQGPQESFSDFVARMTEAAGRIFGDVGPVEPLIQQIIFEQATQECRAAIAPCKNKGLXWLRVCRELRGPLTNAGLAAAILQSQRHPPMRPGPKVCYNCGKPGHFKKDCTNLNRKVETPTLCDRCSKGYHKASECRSARDIRGRLLPPLDNQSDEMPKNGTSGPRSQGPQRYGNRLVRTQEANRKRNQEITQEDPQGWTCVPPPTSY from the exons ATGGGTTCCTCACAGTCAGTAATCGCCACATTGGAGGCCATTCTAAAACAACGTGACATTAAAATTGGACAGAAAACGTTGAGGAGTTTTGTGAAAGAAGTGGACCGGGTCACTCCCTGGTACGCTTGCTCGGGTTCCCTGACTCTCGCTTCTTGGaataaattgggaaaagatcttgatCGCCATCACGCAGACAAGGACTTGAAACTGGATACTAAGGCCATATGGAAGCTTATTAAAAACTGTTTACAAGATGAAAACTGTAAGGAAGCAGTAAGTGAAGGGCAGGTTACTCtcgagggagttcaggacagcatgtcagaaaccaAATGGAGTGAGAG AATTTCTCCTCAAAAGACGGTGCCCTCTGCACCTCCGCCTTATGAGGTGCATCCTCCATCAGGTTACTCGCTTGTAccagaaaaggtgaggagaaagatcaggactgtattccctgtttttgaaacagaaaatggagggcgAATTCATGCGCCAGTAGATTTCAACCAGCTTAAGGAACTGGCCGAATCTGTTCACAAGTATGGGACCAATGCTAATTTTACCCTGGTACAGCTTGATAGACTCGCCAATTCAGCATTAACACCAGCCGATTGGTAAATGATTGCAAAAGCCGCCCTccctaatatgggccaatatatGCAATGGAAAGCACTGTGGTATGAGGCCGCACAAGCGCAAGCCCTGGTCAACGCTACTGCCTTGACCCCGGAACAGAGAGATTGGACCttagacctgttaacaggtcaagGGGCTTATACTGCTGATCAAGCTAACTATCATTGGGGAGCCTATACCCAGGTCTCTGCCACGGCCATTAGGGCATGGAAGGCACTTTCCCGAAAAGGGGAAGCGAATGGACaactcacaaagataattcaaggaccccaagagtccttttcagattttgtggccagaatgacagaggcagctgggcgtaTTTTCGGAGACGTAGGTCCAGTCGAGCCCCTAATccaacagataatttttgaacaagCCACTCAGGAGTGTCGAGCAGCCATTGCTCCATGTAAAAACAAGGGCTT TTGGCTTAGGGTCTGCCGAGAGCTCAGAgggccccttactaatgccgggtTGGCGGCTGCTATTCTTCAATCACAGAGGCATCCCCCGATGAGACCTGGTCCAAAGGTctgctataattgtgggaagcccggtcattttaaaaaggattgtacAAATTTGAATAGAAAGGTAGAGACTCCCACTCTTTGTGACAGATGCAGCAAGGGATATCATAAAGCTAGTGAATGCCGTTCAGCAAGAGATATTAGGGGCAGACTCCTCCCCCCACTGGATAATCAGTCAGACGAGATGCCAAAAAATGGGACATCGGGCCCCCGGTCCCAGGGCCCTCAAAGATATGGGAACCGACtagtcagaacccaggaagccaacagaaagagaaatcaggaaataacccaggaagacccACAAGGGTGGACTTGCGTGCCGCCTCCaacttcttactaa